The following proteins are co-located in the Haloplanus sp. HW8-1 genome:
- a CDS encoding sulfurtransferase — translation MNEDIVVSIDWLATHGDEVRVVDVRDAWEFDGIGHVPGAVNVPFDRFRSEAGDEGMLPGKERWTELMEAAGITTDGRLVAYDDEHGVFAARFLVTALLYGHRDLHLLDGDYSAWSRSHETTTETPEPSRATYQVREPESSPLVDFETVESALDTDALIVDTREAWEYEEAHLPGAIQLDWRELVDEGTRGLKPREELESLLAARGITPDSRIILYCNTARRISHTYIVLTHLGYEDVGFYEGSLTEWMERGGPVAEGDPDE, via the coding sequence ATGAACGAGGACATCGTCGTATCCATCGACTGGCTCGCGACCCACGGCGACGAGGTGCGCGTGGTCGACGTACGCGACGCCTGGGAGTTCGACGGAATCGGGCACGTCCCCGGGGCGGTCAACGTTCCCTTCGATCGGTTCCGAAGCGAGGCGGGCGACGAGGGAATGCTCCCCGGCAAGGAGCGGTGGACGGAACTGATGGAGGCGGCCGGGATCACGACCGACGGCCGACTGGTCGCCTACGACGACGAACACGGCGTGTTCGCGGCGCGGTTCCTGGTGACGGCGCTATTGTACGGCCATCGCGACCTCCACCTCCTCGACGGCGACTACAGCGCGTGGAGTCGATCACACGAGACGACGACCGAGACGCCGGAGCCGTCGCGCGCGACCTACCAGGTTCGGGAGCCGGAGTCGTCGCCGCTCGTCGACTTCGAGACGGTCGAGTCCGCCCTCGACACCGACGCACTGATCGTCGACACCCGCGAGGCGTGGGAGTACGAAGAGGCTCACCTCCCGGGCGCGATCCAACTCGACTGGCGGGAACTCGTCGACGAAGGGACGCGGGGACTGAAGCCGCGCGAGGAACTGGAGTCGCTGCTCGCCGCCCGGGGAATCACGCCCGACAGCCGGATCATCCTCTACTGCAACACGGCCCGACGCATCAGCCACACGTACATCGTCCTCACCCATCTCGGATACGAGGACGTGGGGTTCTACGAGGGCAGCCTCACCGAGTGGATGGAGCGAGGAGGACCGGTAGCGGAGGGCGACCCGGACGAGTAG
- a CDS encoding DUF7089 family protein: MFERRRLSADLESVRERHAPDSLVFGADADFETLPPPTAEDLGLLVDSLDPASYPESWVPADAPRPLRRYAGPDFTVGLPGDGTVMWTRQTVPPTVIVKARAEGTPDEFLAFLIAEALVQVGLDVPESFLPFFGDAYPDLDAVIPLDPASVYQIAAALYDGWVGRQTRPIFADWADDFPGLHAAWVDAGDSLRDRVDGLPGAVARGETDFADATELACAAIKHGLDLPAPFAALDTTAYVEYGPEYAVRWAATTFEKLTETDD; encoded by the coding sequence ATGTTCGAGCGTCGGCGACTCTCCGCGGACCTCGAATCCGTCCGGGAGCGACACGCCCCGGACTCGCTCGTCTTCGGCGCCGACGCCGACTTCGAGACGCTCCCTCCGCCGACCGCCGAGGATCTCGGCTTGCTGGTCGACTCCCTCGATCCGGCCAGCTACCCCGAGTCCTGGGTGCCCGCGGATGCTCCTCGGCCGCTCCGCCGGTACGCGGGACCCGACTTCACCGTCGGCCTTCCGGGCGACGGGACGGTGATGTGGACTCGTCAGACCGTCCCCCCGACCGTCATCGTGAAGGCCCGCGCCGAGGGAACGCCCGACGAGTTCCTCGCGTTCCTGATCGCGGAGGCGCTCGTTCAGGTCGGCCTCGACGTGCCCGAGTCGTTCCTCCCCTTCTTCGGCGACGCGTATCCGGATCTCGATGCGGTCATCCCGCTCGACCCCGCGTCGGTCTATCAGATCGCGGCGGCGCTGTACGACGGCTGGGTGGGCCGGCAGACGCGCCCGATCTTCGCCGATTGGGCCGACGACTTCCCCGGCCTCCACGCGGCCTGGGTGGACGCCGGCGACAGTCTCCGGGACCGTGTCGACGGCCTCCCCGGCGCGGTCGCTCGCGGCGAGACCGACTTCGCCGACGCCACCGAACTCGCCTGCGCCGCGATCAAGCACGGACTGGATCTCCCCGCCCCCTTCGCCGCGCTCGATACGACGGCGTACGTGGAGTACGGGCCCGAGTACGCGGTCCGCTGGGCGGCGACGACATTCGAGAAGTTGACCGAGACCGACGATTGA
- a CDS encoding sulfurtransferase, with amino-acid sequence MSDSAYAKDVLVSADWVEDHLDDFQSDDPDHRLVEVDVDTEAYDEGHAPGAIGFNWETQLQDQTTRDILSKDDFEDLLGSHGISEDSTVVLYGDNSNWFAAYTYWQFKYYGHDDVRLMDGGRDYWLENDYPLTEDVPDFSAVDYEASGPRESIRAYREDVENAIERGVPLVDVRSPEEFRGEILAPPGLQETAQRGGHIPGAKNISWAAVTNDDGTFKTRDEIADLYADEGIDGDSTTVAYCRIGERSSVAWFALHELLGYEDTINYDGSWTEWGNLVGAPVEKGDAK; translated from the coding sequence ATGTCAGATTCAGCGTACGCGAAAGACGTTCTGGTGTCGGCGGACTGGGTGGAAGACCACCTCGACGACTTCCAGAGCGACGACCCCGATCACCGGCTCGTGGAGGTCGACGTCGACACCGAAGCCTACGACGAGGGGCACGCCCCCGGCGCCATCGGCTTCAACTGGGAGACACAACTGCAGGACCAGACCACGCGCGACATCCTCTCGAAGGACGACTTCGAGGATCTGCTGGGGAGTCACGGCATCTCCGAGGACTCGACCGTCGTGCTGTACGGCGACAACTCCAACTGGTTCGCGGCTTACACCTACTGGCAGTTCAAGTACTACGGTCACGACGACGTGCGCCTGATGGACGGCGGGCGCGACTACTGGCTCGAGAACGACTATCCGCTGACCGAGGACGTCCCCGACTTCTCGGCTGTCGACTACGAAGCCTCTGGTCCCCGCGAGAGCATCCGTGCCTACCGCGAGGACGTCGAGAACGCCATCGAGCGCGGCGTGCCGCTGGTCGACGTGCGAAGCCCCGAGGAGTTCCGCGGCGAGATCCTCGCGCCCCCGGGACTCCAGGAGACCGCCCAGCGCGGCGGCCACATCCCCGGCGCGAAGAACATCTCGTGGGCCGCCGTCACCAACGACGACGGCACGTTCAAGACCCGCGACGAGATCGCGGACCTGTACGCCGACGAGGGCATCGACGGCGACAGCACGACCGTCGCCTACTGCCGTATCGGCGAGCGATCCTCCGTCGCCTGGTTCGCGCTCCACGAACTCCTCGGCTACGAGGACACGATCAACTACGACGGCTCGTGGACCGAGTGGGGCAACCTCGTGGGCGCGCCGGTGGAGAAGGGCGACGCCAAGTGA
- a CDS encoding ORC1-type DNA replication protein: protein MTDDRAPDPVFTEVSDSDTCVPTRGKVFLPSVPLFPLDHLDAPVAHGDGEIDRTTPVPWARFPVETAGFHRMDANDSPPDDRSGADERDLDAQPRDRTSDISGDVDIDDVLDDEDDSQGLFDDLLSGEPIFENKEVLRPSYTPHELPHRNEQINQMATILVSALRGDTPSNILIYGKTGTGKTASAKFVSKELESTSQKYDVPCEVEYINCEVTDTQYRVLAQLANKFIEKNRDVIDGRIDDLGTLRSAVTDGERTLADSPFDSVDGIDDRIETLEADREGMESVPMTGWPTDRVYSSFFEAVDYHERVVVIMLDEIDKLVEKSGDDTLYNLSRMNSELDNSRISIMGISNDLKFTDFLDPRVKSSLGEEEIVFPPYDANQLRDILQHRADVAFEPGALTEDVIPLCAAFAAQEHGDARRALDLLRTAGELAERGQANTVEESHVRQAQDKIELDRVIEVVRTLPTQSKIVLFAIILLEKNGVHNINTGEVYNIYKRLCEEIDADVLTQRRVTDLISELDMLGIVNAVVVSKGRYGRTKEISLSVPVEETEAVLLSDSRLGDIENAQPFVQARFDN from the coding sequence ATGACCGATGATAGGGCGCCTGACCCCGTGTTCACGGAGGTTTCGGATTCGGACACGTGCGTCCCGACGAGGGGGAAAGTTTTTCTACCGTCTGTTCCTCTGTTTCCTCTGGATCATCTGGACGCGCCAGTGGCCCACGGAGATGGTGAGATCGATCGAACCACCCCAGTCCCGTGGGCGCGTTTTCCAGTCGAAACGGCGGGGTTTCACCGAATGGATGCCAACGACTCACCTCCCGACGATCGCTCCGGTGCCGACGAGCGCGACTTGGACGCCCAACCGCGCGACCGGACAAGCGACATCTCCGGTGACGTCGACATCGACGACGTGCTCGACGACGAGGACGACAGTCAGGGACTGTTCGACGATCTGCTTTCCGGGGAGCCGATCTTCGAGAACAAGGAGGTCCTCCGCCCGTCCTACACGCCACACGAACTCCCGCACCGAAACGAGCAGATCAACCAGATGGCGACCATCCTCGTCTCGGCGCTCCGGGGCGATACGCCGTCGAACATCCTCATCTACGGAAAGACGGGGACGGGAAAGACCGCGAGCGCGAAGTTCGTCAGCAAGGAACTCGAGTCCACCTCTCAGAAGTACGACGTCCCCTGTGAAGTCGAGTACATCAACTGCGAGGTGACCGACACGCAGTATCGCGTGCTCGCGCAACTCGCCAACAAGTTCATCGAGAAAAACCGGGACGTCATCGACGGCCGGATCGACGATCTCGGCACGCTGCGGTCGGCGGTCACGGACGGCGAGCGGACTCTTGCCGACTCCCCGTTCGACTCGGTCGACGGCATCGACGACCGGATCGAGACGCTCGAAGCGGACCGCGAGGGGATGGAGAGCGTCCCGATGACGGGGTGGCCCACCGACCGCGTCTACAGTTCCTTCTTCGAGGCGGTCGACTACCACGAACGCGTGGTGGTCATCATGCTCGACGAGATCGACAAACTCGTCGAGAAGTCGGGTGACGACACCCTCTACAACCTCTCGCGGATGAACTCCGAACTCGACAACTCCCGCATCTCGATCATGGGGATCTCGAACGACCTGAAGTTCACCGACTTCCTCGACCCCCGAGTCAAATCGAGTCTCGGCGAGGAGGAGATCGTCTTCCCGCCGTACGACGCCAACCAACTGCGGGACATCCTCCAGCATCGCGCGGACGTGGCCTTCGAACCCGGCGCACTCACCGAGGACGTCATCCCCCTCTGTGCCGCGTTCGCGGCACAGGAACACGGCGACGCCCGCCGGGCCCTCGATCTCCTCCGGACGGCCGGCGAACTCGCCGAGCGCGGCCAGGCCAACACCGTTGAGGAGAGCCACGTCCGGCAGGCCCAGGACAAGATCGAACTCGACCGGGTGATCGAGGTGGTCCGCACCCTTCCCACCCAGTCGAAGATCGTCCTCTTCGCGATCATCCTCCTGGAGAAAAACGGCGTCCACAACATCAACACGGGCGAGGTGTACAACATCTACAAGCGGCTCTGTGAGGAGATCGACGCCGACGTCCTCACCCAGCGACGCGTCACCGACCTCATCTCCGAACTCGACATGCTCGGCATCGTCAACGCCGTCGTGGTGAGCAAGGGACGCTACGGACGGACGAAGGAGATCAGCCTCTCGGTCCCCGTCGAGGAGACCGAAGCGGTCCTGCTTTCGGACTCTCGACTGGGCGACATCGAGAACGCACAACCGTTCGTCCAGGCCCGATTCGACAACTGA
- a CDS encoding DUF2391 family protein, whose protein sequence is MVGSSRRFKLADAAQQIVGGFLLAGPFVVTEEVWTLAANMSWVQTLATVAIVFGIGYGALYKADDRDPESETEVGGVPLRFVSLVFVSYCSVLALALAFGAPETFLGEDVGRRSIEVTLKAVSVGGVFSVVGAATADSLF, encoded by the coding sequence ATGGTCGGATCGAGCCGGCGGTTCAAACTGGCAGACGCCGCTCAGCAGATCGTCGGCGGGTTCCTGCTCGCGGGGCCGTTCGTCGTCACCGAAGAGGTGTGGACGCTGGCGGCGAACATGTCCTGGGTGCAGACGCTGGCGACCGTCGCCATCGTCTTCGGGATCGGTTATGGCGCACTCTACAAGGCCGACGACCGCGATCCCGAGAGCGAAACCGAGGTGGGCGGGGTGCCGCTCCGGTTCGTCTCGCTCGTCTTCGTGTCGTACTGTTCGGTGCTGGCGCTGGCACTGGCGTTCGGCGCCCCCGAGACGTTTCTCGGCGAGGATGTGGGAAGACGATCGATCGAGGTGACGCTCAAGGCCGTCAGCGTCGGCGGGGTGTTCAGCGTCGTCGGCGCAGCGACCGCCGATTCGCTGTTCTGA
- a CDS encoding DUF2073 domain-containing protein, translated as MPEATPTDVDGVQIDLISGARMENLTSMEKIRLILDGVRDGNIVILEEGLTPDEESKLIEVTMTEISPDEFNGIEIETYPRSETADRSFLDRLMGRESTKKLTVIGPANQIQTLHKDENLISALVSRK; from the coding sequence ATGCCTGAAGCCACCCCGACCGACGTCGACGGTGTCCAGATCGACCTCATCAGCGGTGCCCGGATGGAGAACCTCACGAGCATGGAGAAGATCCGGCTCATCCTCGACGGGGTCCGTGACGGCAACATCGTCATCCTCGAGGAGGGCCTCACGCCCGACGAGGAGTCGAAACTCATCGAGGTGACGATGACGGAGATCAGCCCCGACGAGTTCAACGGCATCGAGATCGAGACGTACCCCCGATCGGAAACCGCCGACCGGAGCTTCCTCGACCGCCTGATGGGTCGGGAGTCGACGAAGAAACTCACCGTCATCGGGCCGGCCAACCAGATCCAGACGCTCCACAAGGACGAGAACCTCATCAGCGCGCTCGTCTCCAGAAAGTAA
- a CDS encoding Era-like GTP-binding protein, whose protein sequence is MGLLTGLRDSITRVTERLFSASDPKRIGIYGPPNAGKTTLANRIARDWTGDAIGPESRVPHETRRARRKEDVEIERNGRTVNIDIVDTPGVTTKVDYKEFLEHDIEEEDAVRRSREATEGVAEAMHWLREDVDGVIYVLDSTEDPFTQVNTMLIGIIESQDLPVLIFANKTDLDDSNVKRIENAFPQHETVPLSALEGDNMDEVYDKIAEYFG, encoded by the coding sequence ATGGGACTGCTCACAGGACTTAGAGACAGCATCACACGCGTAACAGAACGACTGTTCTCGGCCAGCGATCCCAAGCGGATCGGGATCTACGGGCCGCCCAACGCGGGGAAGACGACACTGGCGAACCGAATCGCCCGCGATTGGACGGGCGACGCCATCGGCCCGGAGAGTCGCGTCCCCCACGAGACTCGCCGGGCCCGTCGCAAGGAGGACGTCGAGATCGAACGAAACGGCCGCACGGTGAACATCGACATCGTCGACACGCCGGGTGTCACCACGAAAGTCGACTACAAGGAGTTCCTCGAACACGACATCGAGGAGGAGGACGCGGTCCGTCGCTCCCGCGAAGCGACCGAAGGAGTCGCGGAGGCGATGCACTGGCTCCGGGAGGACGTCGACGGCGTCATCTACGTCCTCGACAGCACGGAGGATCCGTTCACTCAGGTGAACACGATGCTCATCGGGATCATCGAGAGCCAGGATCTCCCGGTACTCATCTTCGCGAACAAGACCGACCTCGACGACTCCAACGTCAAGCGCATCGAGAACGCCTTCCCGCAACACGAGACGGTGCCGTTGTCGGCGCTCGAAGGCGACAACATGGACGAAGTGTACGACAAGATCGCGGAGTACTTCGGGTGA
- a CDS encoding DUF7553 family protein → MAQSGLQRASHELDAAAELASGDERDRLERQAEQLAKLAEIGTDHGRLARHENALREITAATDADVGERIEAAMDAISEYRETLDGV, encoded by the coding sequence ATGGCGCAATCAGGACTCCAGCGAGCGAGCCACGAACTGGACGCTGCGGCGGAACTGGCCTCGGGCGACGAACGCGACCGGCTCGAACGACAGGCCGAACAGCTCGCGAAACTGGCGGAGATCGGTACGGACCACGGCCGTCTCGCCCGTCACGAGAACGCGCTCCGGGAGATCACGGCGGCGACCGACGCCGACGTCGGCGAACGCATCGAGGCGGCGATGGACGCGATCAGCGAGTACCGAGAGACCCTCGACGGGGTGTAA
- a CDS encoding OapC/ArvC family zinc-ribbon domain-containing protein yields the protein MPHQCTNCERVFPDGSKEMLSGCPDCGGNKFQFKPDSATETPTLGDDSPTAPSGSPPDAGAAETVGPSSTSPDAPSATGGDPTPESDPDPDADTSSSPPVSEDVAGSASETDGTFIEADSDPSVLEEDTAQADARRDVVTADELDDASSSPPPSAADAARTVPPDADESPGIDDLRAELNDQFESIKILEPGQYELNLMELYDRQECIISLQEDGHYVIEVADTWRDDDP from the coding sequence ATGCCTCACCAGTGTACGAACTGCGAACGAGTGTTTCCCGACGGCTCCAAGGAGATGCTTTCGGGCTGTCCCGACTGCGGTGGGAACAAGTTCCAGTTCAAGCCGGACTCCGCGACCGAGACGCCGACACTCGGCGACGATTCTCCGACTGCTCCGTCCGGTTCCCCCCCCGACGCCGGTGCGGCGGAGACGGTCGGCCCGTCCTCGACGTCCCCCGACGCACCGTCGGCAACCGGCGGCGACCCGACGCCCGAGTCGGACCCCGACCCCGACGCGGACACCTCGTCGTCCCCGCCGGTCTCCGAGGACGTGGCCGGGTCGGCGTCGGAGACCGATGGGACGTTCATCGAGGCCGACTCGGATCCGAGCGTCCTCGAGGAGGACACCGCACAGGCGGACGCTCGCCGCGACGTAGTCACCGCAGACGAACTCGACGACGCGTCGTCGTCCCCGCCGCCTTCGGCCGCCGACGCCGCCCGTACCGTCCCACCTGACGCGGACGAGTCGCCCGGAATCGACGATCTCCGCGCGGAACTCAACGACCAGTTCGAGAGCATCAAGATCCTCGAACCCGGCCAGTACGAACTGAACCTGATGGAACTGTACGACCGCCAGGAGTGCATCATCTCGCTGCAGGAGGACGGTCACTACGTCATCGAGGTGGCCGACACCTGGCGCGACGACGACCCGTAA
- a CDS encoding DUF7090 family protein yields the protein MDYTLAIDGAPETVPGGTGVLLLHPSIGETDRIDTDFLKTDTDNFLVISTRTTAREVEQKLEHYDVDESRADILDTLSVERGYSRRPSDRVHYVASPDDLDGIVDKTEAFLKSHGGKRRVSVDSLTEMAYYADDEQVYEATKRLLDLLGEYDAVGLFHLSKEVHDEATLTRFQDLFDGVLDLGVGGGVTASFDV from the coding sequence ATGGATTACACGCTCGCCATCGACGGCGCGCCGGAGACGGTTCCCGGCGGGACGGGTGTCCTCTTGCTCCACCCGAGCATCGGCGAGACCGACCGCATCGACACCGACTTTCTGAAGACCGACACCGACAACTTCCTCGTCATCTCGACTCGAACGACTGCCCGGGAGGTCGAACAGAAACTCGAACACTACGACGTGGACGAGTCACGCGCGGACATCTTGGATACGCTCTCGGTCGAACGGGGCTACTCCCGGCGCCCCTCGGACCGCGTCCACTACGTCGCCTCGCCCGACGACCTGGACGGCATCGTCGACAAGACCGAGGCGTTCCTGAAAAGCCACGGTGGGAAGCGGCGCGTGAGCGTCGACTCACTCACCGAGATGGCGTACTACGCGGACGACGAGCAGGTGTACGAGGCGACGAAACGGCTCCTCGACCTGCTGGGCGAGTACGACGCAGTCGGGCTGTTTCACCTCTCGAAGGAAGTCCACGACGAGGCGACGTTGACCCGGTTCCAGGACCTGTTCGACGGCGTTCTCGACCTGGGGGTCGGCGGCGGCGTGACCGCGTCGTTCGACGTCTGA
- a CDS encoding S26 family signal peptidase translates to MSADDGPQPPDEYADDDECPRKSGGPLRRVATASEGVLLVVREAALSVGAVVAIGALLFAISGVWPPMVAVSSGSMEPHMYKGDLVFITDNGRFAPEAAHDATGVVPRTTGREVGYRKFGAHGSVIVYDNPTDAGPPVIHRAQFWVEAGENWYDRADPDHVSADDCEEMSNCPAPHAGFVTKGDANGRYDQVNGISEPVKPNWIVGVARVRVPYLGWVRLGISGVVLETSPTVEPSIEGSLDRVPAPT, encoded by the coding sequence ATGAGTGCCGACGACGGTCCCCAACCACCCGACGAGTACGCGGACGACGACGAGTGCCCGCGGAAGTCGGGAGGACCACTGCGGCGGGTCGCCACGGCGAGCGAGGGGGTGCTGTTGGTCGTCCGCGAGGCGGCGCTGAGCGTCGGCGCCGTCGTGGCCATCGGTGCTCTCCTCTTTGCCATCAGCGGCGTCTGGCCGCCGATGGTGGCCGTCTCGAGCGGGAGCATGGAACCGCACATGTACAAGGGAGATCTGGTCTTCATCACCGACAACGGGCGATTCGCACCGGAAGCGGCCCACGACGCGACGGGCGTGGTCCCGCGAACGACCGGCCGGGAGGTCGGGTACCGGAAGTTCGGGGCCCACGGGTCGGTGATCGTCTACGACAACCCGACGGACGCGGGACCGCCCGTGATCCACCGTGCCCAGTTCTGGGTCGAGGCGGGGGAGAACTGGTACGACCGCGCCGACCCCGACCACGTATCGGCGGACGACTGCGAGGAGATGTCGAACTGTCCGGCGCCACACGCCGGGTTCGTTACCAAAGGCGACGCAAACGGCCGGTACGATCAGGTGAACGGTATCAGCGAACCGGTCAAGCCGAACTGGATCGTCGGCGTCGCACGCGTTAGGGTTCCCTACCTCGGATGGGTGCGACTCGGCATCTCGGGGGTCGTCCTCGAGACGTCACCGACGGTCGAACCGTCGATCGAGGGCAGCCTCGACCGGGTCCCGGCGCCCACCTGA
- a CDS encoding AI-2E family transporter — MLALPLLWIVVGRLDELLSVLSSLPPALTVDLYGFAVTVTLSEARAMVLGYGRGLARSVAVVVPVLALKLTVFVMLVFALLSRTADANRAVIALVPPGYHDLARGLGSRTRATLFGIYVLQAATAVGTFVISVIFFFLLGYPYFFTLAVVAAILQFVPVIGPSVLLAVLAATHLIAGDPVQAAMVLVAGLVLIAWLPDVLIRPRLARETADLPGSLYFVGVVGGLLTLGPVGIIAGPLAVALAVESAERLSAELNEVSVSEG, encoded by the coding sequence ATGCTCGCGCTCCCGCTCCTGTGGATCGTCGTCGGCCGCCTCGACGAACTCCTCTCGGTCCTCTCGTCGCTCCCGCCGGCGCTGACGGTCGACCTCTATGGCTTCGCCGTGACGGTGACGCTCTCGGAGGCCAGAGCGATGGTGCTCGGGTACGGGCGCGGACTCGCCCGGTCGGTCGCTGTCGTCGTTCCCGTCCTCGCGCTCAAACTGACCGTGTTCGTGATGCTCGTGTTCGCCTTGCTCTCTCGGACCGCCGACGCCAACCGCGCGGTCATCGCCCTCGTTCCGCCGGGGTATCACGACCTGGCCCGCGGGCTGGGGAGTCGGACCCGCGCGACCCTCTTCGGCATCTACGTCCTGCAGGCGGCGACCGCGGTCGGAACGTTCGTCATCTCGGTGATCTTCTTTTTCCTGCTCGGCTACCCGTACTTCTTCACGCTGGCCGTCGTCGCCGCGATCCTCCAGTTCGTCCCGGTGATCGGCCCGTCGGTGCTGCTCGCCGTCCTCGCGGCGACTCACCTGATCGCCGGCGACCCGGTGCAGGCGGCGATGGTCCTCGTCGCCGGCCTCGTTCTGATCGCGTGGTTGCCGGATGTGTTGATCCGGCCGCGCCTCGCCCGCGAGACCGCCGACCTCCCGGGGAGTCTCTACTTCGTCGGGGTCGTCGGCGGACTCCTGACGCTGGGGCCCGTCGGGATCATCGCGGGGCCGCTGGCGGTCGCGCTCGCCGTCGAGAGCGCCGAACGCCTCTCGGCGGAACTCAACGAGGTGTCCGTCTCGGAGGGCTGA
- a CDS encoding transcription antitermination protein gives MDGTTLVDTLTDDMETELSRLGSSKWLYALTDGEMTADTVRAAAATDAAAAADRFEVWATDAEGEAAAPFAALAETANDRRETVAADPAPDPGERRTYGALADLDDTVARLGGALGHALVLDRTVGQMVGFFVGDADPSTAGTFRDLRDAADDDRDRIVEALDAHCTGEDDWDRARSAAAAVVEATYEDYVETLESMGIKPKNVC, from the coding sequence ATGGACGGAACGACGCTCGTGGACACCCTGACCGACGACATGGAGACGGAGCTGTCCCGACTCGGCTCGTCGAAGTGGCTGTACGCGCTGACGGACGGCGAGATGACCGCCGACACGGTTCGCGCCGCCGCGGCAACCGACGCCGCGGCCGCAGCCGACCGGTTCGAGGTGTGGGCGACCGACGCCGAGGGAGAGGCCGCGGCGCCGTTCGCGGCCCTCGCCGAGACGGCGAACGACCGGCGCGAGACCGTCGCCGCCGACCCCGCCCCCGATCCCGGGGAGCGCCGGACCTACGGGGCGCTCGCGGACCTCGACGACACCGTCGCCCGCCTCGGTGGGGCGCTCGGTCACGCGCTCGTCCTCGACCGGACCGTGGGGCAGATGGTCGGGTTCTTCGTCGGCGACGCCGACCCGTCGACGGCCGGTACCTTCCGTGACCTCCGGGATGCGGCCGACGACGACCGCGACCGGATCGTCGAGGCCCTCGATGCCCACTGCACGGGCGAGGACGACTGGGACCGCGCCCGGAGCGCCGCGGCGGCCGTCGTCGAGGCCACCTACGAGGACTACGTCGAGACCCTGGAGTCGATGGGGATCAAACCGAAGAACGTCTGCTGA